In one window of Primulina tabacum isolate GXHZ01 chromosome 8, ASM2559414v2, whole genome shotgun sequence DNA:
- the LOC142553830 gene encoding uncharacterized protein LOC142553830, with protein sequence MDVYHDFDPDGWWSNYGGDTPNLQKMELRFLSFTSSSSGCERNWSQFEWIHTKKRNRLETSRLNDLVYVKFNANLMKKKSKREMSGDLFLSSQASEAQGWLVDDGDEDEVEPGSGLTWRMVAEASGADEVLHPRRSARNIPIRELDEDLDTSEEENEENVDFESDDERIMDVVDSAYVDDLEY encoded by the exons ATGGATGTGTACCATGACTTTGACCCGG ATGGATGGTGGTCCAATTATGGTGGTGACACTCCAAACTTACAAAAAATGGAATTGAGATTTCTCTCTTTCACAAGTAGTTCATCGGGATGTGAAAGAAATTGGAGTCAATTTGAATGG ataCATACTAAAAAGAGGAATAGGCTTGAGACATCAAGATTGAATGATCTTGTATATGTCAAATTCAATGCTAATCTTATGAAGAAGAAGAGTAAAAGAGAAATGAGTGGAGATTTGTTTCTATCCTCTCAAGCTAGTGAAGCTCAAGGTTGGCTTGTCGATGATGGTGATGAAGATGAGGTCGAGCCGGGTTCAGGACTTACTTGGAGAATGGTAGCGGAGGCCTCGGGAGCGGATGAAGTGCTACATCCAAGGAGGAGTGCAAGGAACATCCCCATTAGAGAACTGGACGAAGATTTAGATACGTCGGAGGAGGAGAATGAAGAAAATGTTGATTTTGAGTCCGATGATGAGAGGATCATGGATGTAGTAGATAGTGCATACGTAGATGATTTGGAATATTAG
- the LOC142553831 gene encoding uncharacterized protein LOC142553831, protein MSLVARTLALVPIHSLPHFNSTKPKHISPHFCIQCKIDRYSHREAEQPMNNPSAAQRKKGLHGASRRSVIKKSFIQEQVEFVTPVSSDPVVGIIGGGMSGLVCALYLEKRGVKSTVFDTGMHGFGGRMGTRIIDPHPLIFDHAAQFFTVTDPKFAEMVDGWSKEGLVCEWQGTVGELESGGRFVQLPAMPPRYISINGMRPLADHILSQTSMVNVMRPCWISKMEPYNGMWHLSEKGKPCGNFDAIVIAHNGKCANRLLAASGLPLIARQMKRLTLSSIWALLAAFEDPLPVSSLEQEITFEGAFVTGVDSVSWIANNTKKLLGPESSGPYCWTILSTAAFGKQNKVPQESIPSAKAEKVKELMLEGLENALGLQKSSLKRPFYSRLQLWGAALPTNSPGISCIFDPHGRAGICGDWLLGSSIEAAALSGMALANHIADYFQSGGTCPDDFAAGLHSNFQPIIGHDIGQFPGLESPLLAT, encoded by the exons ATGTCTCTCGTTGCTCGGACTCTCGCCCTCGTCCCTATACACTCCCTGCCTCATTTCAATTCAACCAAACCCAAACACATCAGCCCACATTTTTGCATCCAATGCAAGATCGATAGATACAGTCATAGGGAAGCCGAACAACCCATGAACAATCCCTCTGCGGCTCAGAGGAAAAAGGGGTTACATGGAGCCTCCAGGAGGTCTGTTATCAAGAAAAGCTTCATCCAGGAGCAGGTTGAGTTTGTGACTCCGGTTTCAAGCGATCCAGTTGTTGGGATTATCGGAGGTGGAATGTCCGGTCTTGTTTGTGCTCTTTACTTGGAAAAGAGAGGAGTAAAGTCCACTGTGTTTGACACG GGAATGCATGGGTTTGGAGGAAGAATGGGAACTAGAATCATTGACCCTCATCCTTTAATATTTGATCATGCCGCTCAATTCTTCACTGTTACTGACCCCAAGTTTGCCGAGATGGTTGATGGGTGGTCAAAAGAAGGCCTTGTTTGTGAATGGCAAGGTACAGTTGGTGAGCTTGAATCTGGTGGACGTTTTGTTCAGCTTCCTGCCATGCCTCCTAGATATATCAGTATCAATGGAATGCGTCCTCTTGCAGACCACATACTGTCACAG ACTTCTATGGTGAATGTGATGCGTCCTTGCTGGATAAGTAAAATGGAGCCATACAATGGGATGTGGCACTTGAGCGAGAAGGGGAAGCCTTGTGGAAACTTTGATGCAATTGTTATTGCACACAATG GAAAATGTGCAAATCGACTGCTTGCCGCATCAGGCTTACCGCTAATTGCAAGACAAATGAAG AGACTTACTTTGAGTTCAATATGGGCCCTTCTTGCTGCATTTGAAGATCCCCTCCCTGTCTCTTCCCTTGAGCAAGAAATTACTTTCGAAGGAGCCTTTGTTACGGGTGTTGATTCTGTCTCATGGATTGCAAATAATACGAAGAAACTTTTAGGTCCAGAAAGCAGTGGCCCTTACTGTTGGACCATTTTGAGCACAGCAGCATTTGGAAAGCAAAACAAAGTTCCACAG GAAAGTATTCCTTCTGCTAAAGCAGAAAAGGTGAAGGAACTCATGCTTGAAGGCCTTGAGAATGCATTAGGACTGCAGAAAAGCTCTCTTAAAAGGCCTTTCTATAGTCGATTACAGTTATG GGGTGCTGCTCTTCCCACTAATTCTCCTGGAATCTCCTGCATCTTTGATCCACATGGAAGAGCTGGCATATGCGGTGATTGGCTACTGGGATCGAGCATAGAAGCTGCAGCCTTAAGTGGCATGGCTCTTGCTAATCAT ATTGCGGATTACTTCCAAAGTGGTGGAACATGCCCTGATGATTTTGCTGCTGGGTTGCACAGCAATTTTCAGCCCATTATTGGACATGACATAGGGCAGTTTCCTGGGTTGGAATCTCCATTGTTGGCTACTTAG